Proteins encoded by one window of Dyella humicola:
- a CDS encoding polyketide synthase — MDINRDATGEDGIAALRLFDVLPCPHGSTASDWLRCSYDLGDDYPAPIGPVVALCAALALAESCLSGADVITGNVSTSHGAYQVSIRVPRDMRRNAWMEEVAAALADASKPAAPAAWQVLHDDGIDEESAAHTYSHWRLRSIPSAHLEATFRSPFDANAIDLFAGCVRRALTALLAADDVPLASIDVIDAAERDCLLHQWNATAKPRRPDDTVHELFADVAKQYPSRVAIEAADGTLSYAELDARANRIAAGLAAAGVRAGTTVALLLDRSAEAIAVMLGILKAGAAYLPLDANHPAERLAFTINDAQSALVIAPADTQSLPGINAARVTAAQLDTGAQAAGLPALDGESLAYVMYTSGSTGTPKGAQIMHRSIIRLVRDVSYVDFGDAPRLLHAAPLGFDASTLEIWGALLNGGTCIVHAERIPTGCGLYRTIQRHDAHIAWLTAALFNAIVDDDASRLQGLRQLLIGGEALSVPHVLKAYAALPDVVIINGYGPTECTTFSTTFAIPRAFDAQARSIPIGSPIADTTLHVLNTQGELVPVGVAGELYIGGIGLARGYLERPELTAERFVPDPFGGPGDRLYRTGDLVRWLPQGVVEFIGRADNQVKIRGFRIELGEIEAALQRAPGVRAGAVLAREDRPGQKRLVAYYVADDAAISARHLREQLSHHLPEFMVPAIYLRLERFPVTQNGKLDRRALPAPDGSRPELTDAYMPPVGPREQQLCELFAEVLGLDQVGRNDNFFDLGGNSLLAVRTLARIHAELSDRPSVAAFFGDPTSAALAALIEGRDSRSALASRIARGRQSDSGEPIAIIAMAGRFPGAGDVETFWQNLCDGRESITYFSADQLDPAVPAADRIDPAYVAARGVIDGVEDFDAAFFGMSPREAELTDPQQRIFLELCWECMERGGYVPDAHEVPVGIFGGMHNATYFQRHLSTRPDLIEKLGAFQVMLGNEKDYLATRVAHKLNLTGPAISMNTACSTSLVAICQATAALRAGQCDMALAGGSSITCPPRSGYLSQEGSMLSPDGHTRTFDVDAKGTVFSDGAAVLLMKRLSDAERDGDDIIALVRGIAINNDGGLKASFTAPSSAGQAAVITMALADAGVDARSISYVEAHGTATPLGDPIEIEGLTAAFRQSTDERGFCAIGSVKSNVGHLVMAAGATGVIKTAMSLRQRVLPPSLHFRATNPKVDFAGSPFVVNEALRNWPTSGEPLRAGVSSFGVGGTNAHVILQEAPPMHPSEAADGPHLLLLSARSGCAVANAADRLGAHLETEPGANLADVAYTLLHGRKAFQQRLHVVANTPEDAVGRLQQAASASPRAASSQPPGVVFMFPGQGSQYAGMGRALYDTEPAFRAAIDECAQALLDDLPFDLRERLFADDANALRETSLTQPATFAIEYALAKLWMSMGIRPVAMIGHSVGEFVAAVLAGVMRLGDGARLVARRGQLMQALPPGSMLSVRMDATQLAARLPATLQLAAENAPNACVVSGTTDDIESFRAALEGDSIACRLLQTSHAFHSAMMEPALEPFRQEVARVALSTPSIPILSTLTGDVLGDDEAMSVDYWTRHLRGTVRFSSALLTQLAQPQQVLLEIGPRTALTTLARQHPQSRSHIVVPSLADSPTNERSAWLDAMGQLWCAGASVDVAKLDRRQRRLRVRLPTYPFERKRHWVDAGTFAAASTATTAAIAVNPVAANVIPLFTTPSAPLAESSMDANLTGATAGSARPTRLIAQLTELFEDVSGAELQGADPTSGFVELGLDSLALTQVALQLQKTFALKITFRELMESFSTFERLAMHIDQLLPPDTSAQAAPLPAAAAATPMAAPAAIAAQPMAGGNLMQEVIQQQMLIMQQQLALLAAAGTGAPMVAAAAMPLPASRPTQTVAATAPSVAAEAPTRPADAPVQDEDAALAHTTYDVKKAFGAIARIHSTHTELTERQRARLDAFMRRYIDRTRASKEYTQRHRDHLADPRVVNGFRPLLKEMIYQIVVNRSKGSKVWDLDGNEYVDALNGFGMNLFGWQPAFVIDAVRRQLDAGYEIGPQHPLAGEVAEQICEITGFDRAALCNTGSEAVMGTVRIARTVTGRDTLVIFTGSYHGIFDEVIVRGTKKLRSVPAAPGILRNTSENVLVLDYGTPESLAIIRERASSIAAVLVEPVQSRRPDFQPRDFLKELRAITADAGALLIFDEVVTGFRAHPRGAQAVLGIDADLASYGKVVGGGFPIGVIAGKRRYMDALDGGGWQYGDASIPTVGVTYFAGTFVRHPLALAAAHAVLDHLKTAGPALQERLNARTALLMDELNAFCAGVGAPIKLVHFASVWKTGFTEDHPLQDLLFAMMRSRGIHVLDNFPCFFTTAHTEQDFIAIAKAFKESVLEMQEAEFLPRRKTVEALTFDASRPPVTGARLGKDPDGNPAWFVPNPDAPGKYMRVNA; from the coding sequence ATGGATATCAACAGGGACGCCACTGGGGAAGACGGAATCGCCGCCTTGCGGTTGTTTGATGTGCTTCCTTGTCCGCACGGCAGCACAGCGAGCGACTGGCTGCGCTGCAGTTATGACCTGGGTGACGATTACCCGGCCCCGATCGGTCCCGTGGTCGCATTGTGCGCAGCCCTTGCCTTGGCCGAGTCGTGTCTTAGCGGCGCCGACGTCATTACCGGCAACGTATCGACCTCCCACGGTGCTTACCAGGTAAGTATCAGAGTTCCGCGCGATATGCGCCGAAACGCGTGGATGGAGGAAGTCGCCGCCGCACTGGCCGACGCTTCCAAGCCCGCCGCGCCTGCTGCCTGGCAGGTGCTCCATGATGATGGCATTGACGAAGAATCCGCAGCGCATACGTACAGCCATTGGCGCCTGCGCAGCATTCCCTCGGCGCATTTGGAAGCGACGTTCCGTTCGCCGTTCGATGCCAACGCCATCGATCTGTTTGCGGGCTGCGTGAGGCGTGCACTGACGGCACTGCTCGCTGCGGACGATGTGCCCCTGGCATCGATCGACGTGATCGACGCCGCCGAGCGCGATTGTCTACTGCACCAATGGAATGCGACGGCCAAGCCCCGTCGCCCTGATGACACGGTGCACGAGCTGTTCGCCGACGTGGCCAAGCAATACCCATCCCGAGTCGCCATCGAGGCCGCAGACGGCACACTCTCCTACGCGGAGCTCGATGCACGTGCGAATCGTATCGCGGCCGGACTCGCCGCCGCAGGCGTGAGGGCGGGTACGACGGTTGCCCTGCTGCTGGATCGCTCAGCCGAGGCGATCGCCGTGATGCTTGGCATCCTCAAAGCCGGCGCCGCGTACCTTCCGCTGGATGCAAATCACCCCGCGGAACGCCTGGCCTTCACCATCAACGACGCGCAGTCGGCCTTGGTCATCGCGCCGGCCGATACGCAGTCGCTACCCGGCATCAACGCAGCCAGGGTGACTGCAGCCCAGCTCGATACAGGCGCTCAGGCGGCCGGCCTGCCGGCACTCGATGGTGAGTCGCTCGCCTATGTGATGTACACCTCGGGCTCCACCGGAACCCCGAAAGGTGCGCAGATCATGCACCGTTCGATCATCCGCCTGGTACGCGATGTCAGCTACGTCGACTTCGGCGACGCACCGCGACTGCTGCATGCCGCTCCACTCGGTTTCGATGCATCGACCCTGGAAATATGGGGCGCGCTACTGAACGGTGGCACGTGCATCGTGCATGCCGAACGCATCCCCACCGGCTGCGGCTTGTACCGCACCATCCAGCGGCATGACGCGCACATTGCCTGGCTCACGGCGGCCCTGTTCAACGCCATCGTCGATGACGATGCCAGCCGCTTGCAAGGACTGCGGCAATTGTTGATTGGCGGCGAGGCCTTGTCGGTGCCGCATGTACTCAAGGCTTACGCCGCGCTTCCCGACGTCGTCATTATCAATGGCTACGGCCCCACCGAATGCACCACGTTTTCCACCACGTTTGCGATACCCCGCGCGTTCGATGCGCAGGCGCGCTCCATACCCATCGGCAGCCCCATCGCCGATACCACCTTGCATGTGCTCAATACACAGGGAGAGCTGGTTCCTGTTGGCGTCGCCGGTGAACTGTATATCGGTGGTATCGGGCTGGCGCGCGGTTACCTGGAACGCCCCGAGCTGACGGCGGAGCGCTTCGTGCCCGATCCCTTTGGCGGGCCCGGTGATCGCCTCTATCGCACGGGCGACCTGGTGCGTTGGCTGCCGCAAGGCGTCGTCGAATTCATAGGCCGTGCCGACAATCAGGTCAAGATTCGTGGCTTTCGCATCGAACTCGGCGAGATCGAAGCCGCCTTGCAACGCGCGCCTGGCGTGCGTGCCGGCGCTGTGCTGGCACGCGAGGATCGACCGGGTCAGAAGCGCCTGGTGGCGTACTACGTCGCCGATGACGCCGCGATCAGCGCGCGTCACCTGCGCGAACAGCTTTCCCACCACCTGCCCGAATTCATGGTGCCGGCCATCTATTTGCGGCTGGAGCGCTTCCCGGTGACCCAGAATGGCAAGCTCGATCGCCGAGCGCTGCCGGCGCCTGACGGTAGCCGCCCTGAGCTGACCGACGCCTACATGCCCCCAGTCGGCCCACGGGAACAACAGCTTTGCGAGCTGTTTGCCGAGGTGCTTGGCCTGGATCAGGTTGGGCGGAATGACAACTTCTTCGACCTCGGCGGCAATTCCCTGCTCGCCGTGCGTACGCTGGCGCGCATCCACGCCGAGCTATCGGATCGACCCAGCGTGGCCGCCTTCTTCGGCGATCCCACGTCCGCCGCCCTGGCGGCGCTGATCGAAGGTCGCGACAGCCGTTCTGCACTCGCATCGCGGATCGCACGTGGTCGTCAGTCGGATAGCGGCGAGCCGATCGCCATTATCGCCATGGCCGGGCGCTTCCCCGGTGCGGGCGATGTGGAAACGTTCTGGCAAAACCTCTGCGACGGCCGCGAGTCGATCACCTATTTCAGCGCCGACCAGCTCGATCCCGCTGTGCCTGCCGCCGATCGCATCGACCCCGCCTACGTCGCCGCACGCGGCGTGATCGACGGCGTGGAGGATTTCGATGCAGCCTTCTTCGGCATGTCGCCGCGCGAAGCCGAGCTGACCGACCCGCAACAGCGGATCTTCCTGGAACTGTGTTGGGAATGCATGGAGCGCGGCGGTTACGTGCCGGACGCGCACGAGGTTCCGGTCGGCATCTTTGGCGGCATGCACAACGCCACCTATTTCCAGCGCCATCTGAGCACGCGGCCCGACCTGATCGAGAAGCTTGGCGCATTCCAGGTCATGCTCGGCAACGAGAAGGACTACCTGGCCACCCGCGTCGCGCACAAGCTCAACCTGACCGGCCCGGCGATCAGCATGAACACCGCCTGCTCGACGTCGCTGGTGGCGATCTGCCAGGCCACGGCCGCGCTGCGCGCGGGGCAATGCGATATGGCCTTGGCCGGCGGCTCTTCCATCACCTGCCCGCCGCGCAGCGGCTATCTCTCGCAGGAAGGCTCGATGCTATCGCCCGACGGGCACACGCGCACGTTCGATGTCGACGCCAAGGGCACGGTGTTCAGCGACGGCGCCGCCGTGTTGCTGATGAAGCGCCTCTCCGATGCCGAACGTGACGGCGACGACATCATCGCGCTGGTTCGCGGTATTGCCATCAACAACGATGGCGGCCTCAAGGCCAGCTTCACCGCGCCGAGCAGCGCCGGCCAGGCCGCCGTGATCACCATGGCACTGGCCGATGCCGGCGTCGATGCCCGCTCGATCTCCTATGTGGAAGCCCATGGCACGGCGACGCCGTTGGGCGATCCCATCGAGATCGAAGGGCTTACTGCAGCCTTCCGCCAAAGTACCGACGAACGCGGCTTTTGTGCGATTGGCTCGGTGAAGAGCAATGTGGGGCACCTGGTCATGGCCGCGGGAGCGACCGGCGTCATCAAGACGGCGATGTCATTGCGCCAGCGCGTCCTGCCACCGTCGCTGCATTTCCGCGCCACCAATCCCAAGGTCGACTTCGCCGGCTCGCCCTTCGTGGTGAACGAGGCGCTGCGCAACTGGCCAACCAGCGGTGAACCGCTACGCGCCGGCGTCAGTTCGTTCGGCGTGGGCGGCACCAATGCGCACGTGATTCTGCAAGAGGCGCCGCCGATGCATCCTTCGGAAGCCGCCGACGGCCCGCACTTGCTGCTGCTTTCGGCGCGCTCCGGTTGCGCGGTCGCCAACGCCGCTGACCGGCTGGGCGCACACCTCGAGACCGAGCCCGGCGCCAATCTCGCCGATGTCGCCTATACCTTGCTGCATGGACGCAAGGCCTTCCAGCAACGCTTGCATGTCGTCGCGAACACGCCCGAGGATGCCGTGGGCCGGCTGCAACAGGCAGCCTCCGCATCTCCACGCGCGGCATCGAGTCAGCCCCCCGGCGTCGTCTTCATGTTCCCCGGCCAGGGCTCGCAGTACGCCGGCATGGGCCGCGCGCTATACGACACCGAGCCGGCTTTTCGCGCCGCCATCGACGAGTGTGCGCAGGCCCTGCTCGACGACCTGCCCTTCGATCTGCGCGAACGACTGTTTGCCGATGATGCCAATGCGCTGCGCGAAACCTCGCTCACTCAACCCGCAACGTTTGCCATCGAGTATGCACTGGCCAAGCTCTGGATGAGCATGGGCATCCGCCCCGTCGCGATGATTGGCCACAGCGTCGGCGAATTCGTGGCTGCGGTGCTGGCCGGCGTGATGCGCCTCGGCGACGGCGCACGCCTGGTGGCGCGCCGTGGCCAGCTGATGCAGGCACTGCCACCCGGGTCGATGCTTTCCGTACGCATGGATGCCACGCAGCTGGCCGCGCGCCTGCCCGCAACCCTGCAGCTGGCGGCTGAAAACGCGCCCAACGCCTGCGTGGTCAGCGGCACTACCGACGACATCGAAAGCTTCCGCGCCGCGCTGGAAGGCGACAGTATCGCCTGCCGCCTGTTGCAGACCTCGCACGCCTTCCACTCGGCCATGATGGAACCGGCGCTGGAGCCGTTTCGGCAGGAAGTGGCCAGGGTCGCGTTGTCGACACCGAGCATCCCTATCCTTTCCACCCTGACTGGCGACGTGCTCGGCGACGATGAGGCCATGTCGGTCGATTATTGGACGCGGCATCTTCGCGGCACCGTGCGTTTCTCCTCGGCGCTGCTCACCCAGCTCGCACAACCCCAGCAGGTGCTGCTGGAAATCGGACCACGCACGGCGTTGACCACGCTTGCACGGCAACATCCACAGAGCCGCTCTCACATCGTGGTGCCCTCGCTCGCCGACTCGCCCACCAACGAGCGCAGCGCGTGGCTCGATGCCATGGGTCAACTGTGGTGCGCAGGCGCCAGCGTCGACGTGGCCAAGCTCGATCGTCGCCAGCGCCGCCTGCGCGTGCGCCTGCCGACTTATCCATTCGAGCGCAAGCGCCATTGGGTCGACGCGGGGACCTTTGCGGCCGCATCGACTGCCACGACGGCAGCCATCGCGGTCAACCCCGTAGCAGCGAATGTCATTCCCTTGTTCACCACGCCATCTGCACCTCTCGCGGAGAGCTCCATGGATGCCAACCTCACCGGCGCGACAGCCGGCTCTGCACGCCCTACCCGACTCATCGCCCAGCTCACCGAGTTGTTCGAAGACGTGTCGGGCGCCGAGTTGCAGGGTGCTGACCCGACATCAGGCTTTGTCGAGCTTGGCCTCGATTCACTCGCCCTCACCCAGGTCGCCCTGCAATTGCAGAAGACCTTCGCGCTCAAGATCACGTTTCGCGAATTGATGGAGTCGTTTTCCACTTTCGAGCGTCTTGCCATGCATATCGATCAACTGTTGCCGCCGGATACCAGCGCACAGGCCGCGCCCTTGCCAGCAGCAGCGGCCGCCACGCCGATGGCCGCCCCGGCCGCTATCGCCGCCCAGCCCATGGCAGGCGGCAACCTGATGCAGGAGGTGATCCAGCAGCAGATGTTGATCATGCAGCAGCAACTCGCGCTGTTGGCTGCAGCAGGCACCGGTGCACCGATGGTGGCGGCCGCCGCTATGCCCCTGCCGGCATCGAGGCCGACGCAAACCGTCGCGGCAACTGCGCCATCCGTCGCGGCCGAGGCGCCAACCAGGCCAGCCGACGCACCCGTGCAGGATGAGGACGCGGCTCTCGCGCATACCACCTACGACGTCAAGAAGGCCTTTGGCGCTATTGCGCGCATCCACTCCACCCACACGGAACTGACCGAGCGCCAGCGTGCGCGGCTCGACGCCTTCATGCGTCGCTATATAGACCGTACCCGCGCCTCCAAGGAATACACGCAGCGCCACCGCGACCACCTCGCCGATCCGCGCGTGGTGAACGGGTTCCGGCCGTTACTCAAGGAAATGATCTATCAGATCGTGGTCAACCGCTCCAAGGGATCGAAGGTATGGGACCTCGACGGTAACGAGTACGTCGACGCGCTCAACGGCTTCGGCATGAATCTTTTCGGCTGGCAACCGGCGTTCGTGATCGATGCCGTGCGCCGCCAGCTCGACGCCGGCTACGAGATTGGCCCGCAGCATCCACTCGCCGGCGAAGTCGCCGAGCAGATCTGCGAGATCACGGGATTCGATCGCGCTGCGCTGTGCAACACGGGCTCCGAAGCCGTGATGGGCACGGTGCGCATCGCACGGACGGTTACTGGTCGCGATACCTTGGTGATCTTCACCGGCTCCTACCACGGCATCTTCGATGAAGTGATCGTGCGCGGCACCAAGAAGCTGCGCTCGGTGCCTGCCGCACCCGGCATTCTGCGCAATACCTCGGAAAACGTACTGGTGCTGGACTACGGCACGCCTGAATCACTGGCCATCATCCGCGAGCGCGCGTCCAGCATCGCCGCCGTCCTCGTCGAACCCGTGCAGAGTCGCCGTCCGGACTTCCAGCCACGCGACTTCCTCAAGGAGCTACGCGCCATCACCGCCGATGCCGGCGCCTTGCTCATCTTCGATGAAGTGGTCACCGGCTTCCGTGCGCACCCGCGCGGCGCCCAGGCCGTGCTCGGCATCGATGCGGACCTGGCCTCGTACGGCAAGGTCGTCGGTGGCGGCTTCCCCATCGGTGTGATCGCCGGCAAGCGTCGCTATATGGATGCACTGGACGGTGGCGGCTGGCAGTACGGCGACGCCTCGATTCCCACGGTCGGCGTGACCTATTTTGCTGGCACGTTCGTGCGCCATCCGCTCGCCTTGGCGGCGGCGCATGCCGTGCTCGATCACCTCAAGACCGCCGGCCCCGCCCTGCAAGAGCGGCTCAATGCCCGCACGGCCTTGCTGATGGATGAGCTCAACGCGTTCTGCGCTGGCGTAGGTGCGCCGATCAAGCTGGTGCATTTCGCGTCGGTGTGGAAAACCGGCTTTACCGAAGACCACCCGCTGCAGGATTTGCTGTTCGCCATGATGCGCAGCCGTGGCATCCACGTGCTGGACAACTTTCCCTGCTTTTTTACCACCGCGCATACGGAACAGGACTTCATTGCCATCGCCAAGGCCTTCAAGGAATCCGTGCTGGAGATGCAGGAAGCCGAGTTCCTGCCACGTCGCAAGACCGTCGAGGCGCTGACCTTCGACGCCAGCCGCCCACCGGTCACCGGCGCGCGCCTGGGCAAGGACCCGGACGGCAACCCGGCCTGGTTCGTGCCCAATCCTGATGCGCCAGGCAAGTACATGAGGGTCAACGCATGA